From Fundulus heteroclitus isolate FHET01 chromosome 5, MU-UCD_Fhet_4.1, whole genome shotgun sequence, a single genomic window includes:
- the LOC105934041 gene encoding GRB2-related adapter protein, giving the protein MEAVALFSFAASEADEIAFQKGDIIKVIEMDEDSCWFTAEIEGKRGFVPENYISLRPHPWFAGAISRLEAEQRLRWQDTGVFLVRESESAPGEFSLSVSYGDRVEHFRVLEGGGQYYIWDKAFCSLNRLVEFYRAHSIAVEKVVRLRDFPSSPRSHPGRNPYPNPYKSSSLESIPSAHLRSNPPLRERQTSAHSLKPVLERKPRVARALCDYTPSQTSHLHFQRNEIIDLLDCSSSLSWRGRCRGRVGIFPPEFVQPLHH; this is encoded by the exons ATGGAGGCCGTGGCTCTTTTCTCCTTCGCGGCATCAGAGGCAGACGAGATCGCCTTCCAGAAAGGAGACATCATCAAG GTGATAGAAATGGACGAGGACTCTTGCTGGTTCACTGCTGAGATTGAGGGGAAGCGCGGATTCGTACCTGAGAACTACATCTCCCTTCGTCCTCATCC CTGGTTTGCAGGAGCGATATCCAGACTGGAGGCTGAGCAGCGGCTGCGCTGGCAGGACACCGGGGTGTTCCTGGTGAGGGAGAGTGAATCAGCTCCAGGAgagttttctctctctgtgag CTACGGCGACAGGGTGGAGCACTTCAGGGTGCTGGAGGGCGGTGGTCAGTACTACATCTGGGATAAGGCCTTCTGCTCGCTGAACCGCCTGGTGGAGTTCTACAGAGCCCACAGCATCGCCGTGGAGAAGGTGGTACGCCTCAGGGATTTCCCCTCATCCCCGCGCTCGCATCCCGGACGCAACCCCTATCCCAACCCGTATAAAAGCAGCTCCCTGGAGTCGATCCCCTCCGCCCACCTGCGCTCTAACCCTCCCCTGAGAGAGCGTCAGACCTCGGCGCACTCACTGAAACCAGTTCTAGAG CGCAAGCCTCGGGTGGCTCGTGCTCTCTGCGACTACACCCCCTCCCAGACCTCCCACCTCCACTTCCAGCGCAATGAAATCATCGACCTGCTGGACTGTTCGAGCTCCCTCAGCTGGAGGGGGCGCTGTCGGGGCCGAGTCGGCATCTTCCCTCCAGAGTTTGTCCAACCGCTGCACCATTAA